The genomic DNA TTTCCTGTAGCTGAAGAGCAGCATGACTCTCTTCCTGTTCTGTGTGTGAAGAAGCATCGGGTTTGTCAGCCCTTCAGTCCCAGTTCTTCTATACTGTACACAGGTTACAAGGCAGACAAGCAGTTAGCAATATACACATTTTGCCACACACAGTTATTTCCTCTCTCACTCTTAATACATTCAACATATCCCAAATAAAGATATCCCTTCTTGAATTATCCAATACCACGGTTTCAGCTTCTGAACATCTGAGCACTGAATACGGAGAAACCTCATCAGTCTGGGTCTTTTTAATGTGAATGTTTTAAATATTCACTTAAagccacaaaaaaagaaaaactgtccCGGTGGTTATGTTTAAATGTCAAAGTCGCAGCGGTATAGCTACTCTGAATTGAAAGAGCAAAGCCAATTCCTTTGGAAATATAGTTTTCACATTCACTCTCAAGGCATTCATGGACTATGATTACTACCTTCAGGCCTAAAAGCTTTGGCTCTTTAAAGAAGTGCTGCATCTCAAGTTAAAAGAAGAAGCTCAACCTCAAGGAAGTAaaaattaaatatgaagctcTCTTCCACAACATGCATGAAATTTTAAATTAACAGATGCATAATACTTTAGGGGGGGTATTTCAGCTAGTACAATACGTGGCACTGACATGTATGCAGTGACATTTCTGGAAAAACTTGTTGCTTTGCTTGTTATTTAGAGTTTTGAGTTACCCCTGTGGTGACCCaatttccacaaaaaaacagtGCCTCAATGACTATACTTAACTAAATCTATGAAACACACTAAAATGCAATACAGCATTGATGGACCTTTGCATGCAGAAGCAATGACAACGAGTAAAGTCTCACCTCTTTCTGTCTGGTGTTTCTTTTACCCAAACAAAAGAGCTGTTACCTTCTGCTTCTCCGACTCAtctcctccctcttcttctgTGTCCCTGGGGGAGGCTTTGCAACACGGTCCTTTCCAGCAGCTTCTTCctcacaacaaaaacattgttcttattctattttattttcctcccctCCATCTCAGTGGAGCTATTACTCTGCCTTCCACAGAGCTGAAATCTACAAGCTGCACTTCTCTGCTGGTGGTTTTGCAGCTATTTGGTTTTGTTGCAGTACAGCGGAGTGGAAGAGAGTCATGCTCTCATTGTGGCCTATTGGTTACAGTTGTAtatgttgttattacattaaGCATTAGCCCACTCAAAACAAAGAatgaggcaccaaaatacaTGCGTTTGTGCCAAGAAGACCACGTCCAACTCATCCACCTATTTATCCTCAAAGCTAGCAGCGGAGGGAGGAGGCCATCAGATTTACTTCCAACATTTGAATTGTATAATGTCCATATGTATATTATTTTCAAAGCCCACTAGAAACAGTTACTTCTGTTGATAAAAGAATGAATGGTATAGTGAAAAaattgttgtcattgttttgtcATCGATCCAGTAGGCCTACTTCCTTTTCAGGTTTGGCTATTCAATACATGTTAACTGTTTCAACTACAGAATATATTATGTAAATACTTTCCAAAAATACGAAGACTCCACAGTCATGCTAGCAGCGCTGTGAGGAAGTACTCAGGCCCAGTGgtactttgagctaaatgttaaTGTCAAAGTGCTAACATGCTCATGACAACGTTAACATACTAATGTTTAATTAGCAAGTATAATgttgttcaccatcttagtttagcatgttagcatactaacatttgctaatcTGAGCTGATATGGATGGAAATGGTATTAGTTTTGCACATATTTGTTCATAACTTATAATTTTGACCTGATTGAAAACTCCTGTCTGTCACTTAAAGGCACAAAAGTCAACCTCACAGTGGCACCAGAATAAAAGTCAGGGAATCACCAAATTCATTAGCCTTAATCCTCTGCAGACCAAAAATATCTCTACGAAATTTCATTGCCATCCctccagtagttgttgagatatttcattctggaccaaagtggtacACCGACTGAAAGACCGAcaatgcagactgatctcactaagtggcgtatgtatgacacgccaatttgtatgccattttggcgtgttatcaataTGCATAATcgtttttagcgtgtttatcaacgccgtttggcctccattgacctacattacgtGTGAATTAtcaccgtagcgagtagtatgaaacgACAGAGGTCCGCGGTGAGAGGTtggctggggtggtggatggtaaaacacaggactttcacccaggagagccgaGTGAAAGCGTGTGATGTTGGTCACCgtcgtgtttttgtcgttttttagtgttactaaagccaaccttttttttttggacattcttgcgatagcacggcacgttctgtgtatgtttacatctgctgtgtacagcgtagacatacatgcggatagctcaaaatgcatacagataataCGCCATTTgactttaggaaagtggcgtgtttacgcaaagtcatgatgtcatgttggacAATGCCATTCCTAGAGCCATGCTGCTTGCGTGGctaaaaatattaatatatgaTTTTCTacaacacctgtgtgtgtgtgtgtgtgtgtgtgtgtgtgtttgtgttaatttTGCTCTCTAAATGGGCCAAATGAGCAGGCAGCAGACTGGTACAAATCCGACACTGGGACTCACTGGGACTACAAAGGGCTGAAATCTGATACACTTGCAAAAACAACCAAATCCCACAAGAGTTCTCCTCCAAGTTAAGTTCTTATTCCCCAgccaaatactttttttcttcacttttgttCAAAGATAAATTTGCTGTTAAGTACACTTGGCAGAGATCAAACAAATATGGCGTGGGAGGGTATGGGGTGGGGTTGAGGCATTAATTTCTTAGTTGCACAGACAGAAAGGATTTCCTGCTACAGAAATGGCTTGTCTAGCACATTAAGAGCTTCATTAATTCACTCCACAATAACTTCATGAATCAAAGACAGAGTTTAGGATTATATTGATTTGTTTAGTATTATGGAAGTGTACTTTCATACAAAACTTAATCAGGGTGGCAGGTATCCAGCTGTGCAGTGCTTTGCTTACCTGCATCACCTTCTTGTTATGTTTATTTTGCTGATTTCCTGtgcagaaacagaaaaagacagttATGAGTTAGTAACTGGTCGAAAATGGCATGTTTTAAACTTCATTTTACATTCACAAATCACCTTTCATCTGTCTGGAACCCAAAGGCATGGGTACTGTTAACACAATTAAATTATGTCCATGGTTTTATAGGAATGCTTAACAAACATAATTCAGTAAGGTAAGCTAAAtcattgttgggtagttttcTTGGTGTGTACTTTGTGCTGTGGATTGCAATAATCAGATGCAATTCAATTCTCAATCAATTTGACCTATTCTCTTACAGTATACTGCATTTACCTGCCATATATGttcatttttaaagtaaaacaatCAACTGTCTGTATTGAATGTTTTAAACAATACTTTGTTTGAATATATGTGACTATGCCACAAGACATTAGAAGCAAACCCCTTAAGCCACCATATAATGAACAAAGAGCAATAACACCTCCTAGTGGAACAATTTGAATTTAGCATGCATAAGGGAGGCATCTCCAACCCATAGTTGTTACTGGCTTTCCATTTACTGTACAATGAATTCTTCtatagagagatggagagagtgtGAGTCTTTTTAACCAGAGACCATATCTCAGTATTTAAAATCCTGGCTATGGCCCTGCTTAACCACAGCTGACAGAGTTGGTTAATGTGTGTCTTCCTACTTAAGTTACATACAGTTGGAAacatacagtagcctacaaaaatatatggatgtttgttttatgtccAGGCTATATTGTAGGCTAGACATACTTTACGGTACTTGGGGACAGAAACTGAAAGCAAGAAATCCCCGTGAATCCCCGCCTCCGCAGTAGGGCGGTTACAGTAAACTAACTTTAACTTTACCAGTTCGTTCATTTCTTAAATAGGTTGACGTTAAACTAGCTATATCAGGATGATTTCCGCCGAGTCAAGCAAGTTTCCTGTGTGGTTTATCATCTTGGCTTTGCTCTCCCTCCTTGTGTCGGCGTAAGTAAAGTTACATACCGGTAGATCACACGGATGTGAAGTCTGTGAGCTAGCTCGGCTGCGTGATGGTGTTATGTCGAAGTCTGTACCCTGTTTCCGTGGTCTGGGTCAACCGTTAAATTTAGGTTAACGCTAAATGTATAGCTAGCTAATTTGAGAGTAATGTTAAGGTGAAGGGTAAGTTTGGGTTGTGATTAAGTATCACATTAGACGACAGGAATTGAGCAAGGGGGTAAACCTCTCCTCgtaccgcgaacctcctatggcgccattttgatgctacaaagcgatcaccccccgttagcattccattgactgccattcattttggcgccagtttgacagcgaataactttacatctgaagcgtttaaagactctatttgtccattgtttatttctaaagaaacacgacaatgtataaaaggctccactaccttgtacctcacgttatggctccgtagcagacgtttttgtaaaaataggctaacgattgtgtcataaccacgcgacttactgtcgcatagtagaggaattaccgtatagtacaggagaagcgcgcaggcagtttcgtctcacattagctgtttaagtgtaattactaatgttaactagcattttagttagcaataattagcctgtgcctatgtcatctccttacatatacctacgctctccgtctctgcatgattgggaatgattgcgatttctcttggcacagctaccagaagacttacaactttcagacaggttgctcacggcacatttacgtcgtctctctcagttggaggctgcgcagtaacgctcagcgctcaccggaaaagtgcttctaatggccttcactggtccgtcatagacacatagacagtatataagaggtctccgtccagagcaacgggatctgttggtccattcttatatgcAGTCTATGGAATTGAGAGGTTTTGGGCTGACAGTAGGGGGAAACAAATCGATCAGTAGCACCGGATGGGTAACGTTAACAGAATTCGCCACAACACCCGAGTTCAAAATTCTAGATAAGTAGCCTAAAATCTAACCGTTAGCAAAGCGTCGACGAGCTAgggtgatttttttaaatgtagtaaTCAGGTTATCATTTATTTCAAATAATGTGGTTGTACAACTTACTTTCATTTTCGTTTTCTGCCGTCTCAGTACCTCTTCTTCCAATGAAGGGCAAAATAGAAGCCAGCCTTGTGTCGATGGCACATACGAACATGAGGGGAGGAACTGTTGTCTGTGTGGTGCTGGTAAGACTTAGTGTCTTCTTATTATTTGGACTTCTGGTTAGTGTCGGTCAGTGGTTACCTGTTTATACTGTCCATGGTGGTTACATGTGAACTTAATGGCAATATGAAAATCAGTTTACAAGTTTAGCTGCCTTTTACAGTTTTGTACACACGTTTTCTGAAAGCATATTTCCAGAACTCACTACACATTCAAAAACTCACGCAAAAAGGCAAAAATCAATAAATCCCCTGCAAAATGAAACTCTGCTTTCAAAACAATCTTATGTCTTGTGTTCaaatgacagacacacacacacacacacacacacacacacacacacacacacacacaatcaagcATATATGACATTTCTAAGAACCAGTTGAACACTAATGTGctcaatcttaaaaaaaaaactattatgaATGGAAAACTTGAAGACTTGTGTCTTTTGCATGTTCAGTGTTACACTAACTATATTTGTACACAAGTCTGCtttcatataaataaaaaacacacatataacATAAACACAAATAGCCTATGTGTTTGTGGTGAGTAGTGACAACTTTTGTGTTGTTGGACACAGGCTTGTCAGAACGATAACATGATATGTTAAGATATTGATAAATATGGCCATTTCAAACTGTTAGTGTGTGCGTTTTGCCAGAAAAGGTGGTACAATACTAACTTTTAGAAATGTTTGCATGTGGGtgcctgtgtgggtgtgtaaatTATAGGATGGACCAAACTGAGTAAAACATTTCCTTCTGCCTCTGGCTCATGTGTCTCCATACTGTAGGTCTGCACCTGAAAGAGCACTGCACTACGAATCTACAATTTGGAACATGCGAGACCTGTCCTAAGGAGACATACAGCATTTACCCTAATAACCAGAAGTCCTGTGAGCCCTGCACATCCTGCTTACAACCCAATGGTATAATAGAcatcactgttgttgttttttttttttttaagaaaacatacAGATCTAAGAAAGGTGAAGGTCTGTCAGCCCCTCTAATGTTTGTTGTGTGGTTTTACTGTCCTTTTAGCCAATCTAGAGGTGGAAGAACCTTGTACCCCTGCCAGGGACACTAGGTGTCGATGTAAACATAATCACTATTGCAGCAGCGACATAAAACCCTGTAAAATCTGCAACCCTTGTAAAGTGTAAGTTCTGTTCCTATATGTAAACTAGAAAATGTATGTAAAGCTTCTTAAAACTTGGCCTTATTGACTGcaaacagaattaaaaaaataattaatatgtTAAATACTGTCACTCACACTTGCTTTACTTTTGGTTCAAGATGTGCTAAGGGTATCAAAGTAGACTGTACAGCCAACAGTGACAGAGTCTGCAATGACAAAACTGAAGGTATGGTTTAGTTAGCATTATTGTATCATGGTGGCTTCAATTAGTATATTGCCATGTAATTTATAAACAGAAATGGCGTAATTTTGTTTGTGATAAAAATAtaatgtgtctttgtgtttcaggGGATAATAAAGTAGCGATAATAGTCGGCATAATTGTCATAGTGGTTGTCATTGGACTTGCTATTGGACTCCTTTTGAAGAGGAGACGCAACCGTGAGTATTTCTACTACTATGCAACTATATTTAATGGGACTAGCAGAGGGCACTAAAACATAATGTTACCCTCAGTAAAATAGCAAAATACAGTAATAATACCAGAGGTTCAGTTCACATTCAATTCaagaaatattcagatttattgCTGTTTTTGTATCTTCTTAATAAtcagtttgtgtctttttttgtaTCAATTGTCAACATAAGGAAAGAGACAACACCAAGTCGAACTGACAGATTTTAATGCAGCTGAGGTGAGTTATTCACCAGTCCAATGTGATCTCTTTTAGTCCATTTATAACTCTCTGACCTGCTTTAAGATGTTTGGCCTTTGTCCGGTTTTATCTCACCTCTTTTGTCAcacttgcacatgtgcatgaATGATGAACgcttttctgtctctcctctatCGGCATAGCTGCCTCTTTCTATAGGAGGTGCAGGTGGGTTGTCTGAAACTTTTGGTgtccattagggctgcacgatatgaggaaaatatctaattgcgattattttgactgatattgcgattgcgatatgattcacgatattggagggaatgatcatttttgtatcagtattctcatttttattgaaaaatataaaaaaaaaaagattgaattttttgggatctgtaccaaacaaagattttttctttagtctgtaggatacaatttgtcttcagcaccacaatactttattttagaatggtttgacacatattttgccttgaacaaatattgcgcccccctgcgatttggatattgcactagttcatattgtGATTTGGATAAAATTCCGattcattgtgcagccctagtgtccATGTAAGTGTGCTTGCTGTAAGTGTGCTTGCTGTATCAGTACTATTGTTGTGTGACATATTTGTAAAGCTTGTGTAAgcaatttgttattttatcactgTGGCGTTGTAATTTGTTTATTAACATTCATTCTACTTCTGTTTCTCGGCAGCAGAGTCAGTTTCTTAGAGGTAAGAAAAGCTGTTTTGCAATATTAGAGCTTTAGTTGCTATTTCACTATATTTTGAGCTATTTAGATGAAATAGCGGATTGATTGATAACCAGACTgaatttacatttcattttacgTCATTATTCAGTCTTGTATTGCGTcatgttctgttctgtttttttatactatgtatattgtattatgtGTTATATGGACCGGTGTCTGCAATAAAGCTTTATATATTTGGGAGGGTTCTATTTTATTGAGTTTTTTTCTAACCAATCAGTTGTGGGTGCCAACATCATTTTTGGTTGACATGTTAGCTGCAGTGGCAGGAAGCAGTTAACTTAACAATGGTCATGACAATTTGAGAGAGATGCTGATTTCTGCCCAGTTGTTAATGATCTGTAAGTCGAATTACAACAAATGTCATCTacacttttttttaccattaatgtaATTTTTTCTGGCCTTTTTTCATGgatgtagttttttttgttgctatggAACAAACCTGCCTACAAAGCTCTGATTGGCTCGGTTGTTCTTTTAACTGCTGTGAATTAGCACAACATCAGATCTCAGATGTGAGCAGTGATTTGTCTGGAGTCAGGCCAGATTGGTGTTGTAATTGTGACACTTTTTAATGACACAGCTCTTTTGAATCTgcctgtgtcttttttttcattcactAGAATCAATAAAGTTGTGATGATATGTGTTTTGTGCTTTGTTGCATTAATCACCACTTTTCCTGTCGTTCACATAAGCTCCAGTTGTGGATCTCCAGCCTCACCTGCCTGACATTGCAGAAGTGATTGGATGGAGGGATTTGGAGGTTGTAGCGATCCGCAGCTCTATACCAAACACTGCTATTGAGGCTTGTAAAATTAACCACCCTCATAGTATTGAGGAGGCGACACTTGAACTACTAAAGATCTGGGTGGAGAAGAATGGCAGGGAGGCTTCAAGAAACTTGGTCCAAATACTACAAAGGAGTGGTAAAAGGGACAAAGCAGAGAAGGTGATGGATATATTGTCTAGACCAAATGCTGTATGAACTACCAGTTGAGATGTTTACATGATAGAATTGAAATGTAAATACGGATTTAAAGGTGttgttcattttcaaaatatgtgttgcccattcacaaacttgtcctttttcatgaatatttacctccaccatcaattccaagtattccttttggcttgaaattttacgtttgcatttgcatgaactggggtagatgttccatattcatgcgccatcttgaaatacgttagccggtaagggacatacatacatacatacacatacatacatatgatcTCATCGCTAGATgtgagaaattcccacacattggaccttttaaaTATATAGTTATAGAGAGGAATCCCTGTTATCTGCTTAAATTCTGGATTGGAGGTTTTCTTCAACTATTTACTTCCAGTTTTGGGTGTGGAAGTGTTCATAAAGATTACAATACATGTACTGAATTATGCCTCCCTCCCTGTGTTGAATTAATGATCTTGGTCAAAGGCAGGAAGAAGGATATGTGCCATATGCCATTTGAGCCACAGCTTGTATATTGtgcaataaatgtattattagaaTAAAGTGTCACATGCATTTTGGTTCCTAACAAAGTAACATTACTGCACCCCATAATTGTTGTATTAGTTAAAATATTATCGTATAGTATCCAGTAattgaaaaaatacaaatagaccTACATCCTAATCATTCACCCTTGTATCTACATTTTTGTTCTGTAAGCTTTTTAGTGGCAGTGGGGCTGTATAacttaacaattattttcattactgaTTTAATTTGTTGATTGTTATCTCAATTAATTATTAGATACATAAAGTATCAAACAACTGACAAAAAAGCCCATTGCAATTTAAAATTAGAAAGTCAACAAATCTATACATTTGAAGAGCTAAACTCAGTAAATTACAGTCATTGCTTTGCAAAATAACTGAAATATTTAAGTAAAATTACTGACAATTACAATTCTGTCAACTAATTATTTCAGCTCTAATTGGCACCCTGCATGTACAGTAACATTACTTCCTAGCTGTAATTTAAAGTGTTAGCCTTTACTAAGAAGTGATTTTGATGAAGTATGGTTGCAGCAAACGATAGTCTTCGTTGTTGCCAATTAATCTGCcgattgtttttaattaatcaattaattgtgaGCGTGTGTCAGAGTGTGACTTAAGGTAGCTTTTCATTTTGATCCCAAAGTTGCATGTTTTGGTTAATTGCCCAGTTTGAGTTTtagcagtgtgtgtattttgcatttggtatagtagatgtgttgcatgtttttttaagatttttttggggcatttctgcctttaatggacaggacaggtgagaaaggggagagagagagggggaagacatgcaggaaatcatcacaggtcggagtcaaaccctggacctctgtgttgaggcataaacctctacatatatgtgcacctgctctatcCACTGATCCAACCTGGCCATGTGTTCCATGTTTTAGCAGTTATTTGCATGGTTTTGTGgatttgttgtgttttcctatttgtttGTTGGACTGGGAATCAAGATTATGAGAAGCAGCTGTGATTGCCTGGACCACGCCCTCTCCACAGCGCATGATTGGCCACAGGATTGAATGATGTGCTTGTTAAAGGTGGATGCAAAACAGGTGCAGACAGAAAGGAGGACAAAGAAAGAGAATCATGGGTGTGGCCGGCTGGAGGAGAGTTttgtttttagtattttttttttattgccgtGCAGAAGTAACCGGTTTGATTTTAAAGATGGCAGTCCAGGAGGGCAGGGTTCAGAATTGCAAAGAAGGTGAGGCTCAGCATCTCCCAGAcctctgtgttttctgttgtcATGGAGAAGGTGGCCGTGTAGAGGTGGTGCTCCTTGTGGAAGAAATGGTAGAGCCAGAACACCTTGTGATGTAGCAGATGCCACAAAAAGTACTGCATGTCGAACAGGAGGAGGCAGGCTAGTACGTCCTTAACAGTCAGCATGTCAGGTACCAGTGGAGAAGAAAACACAGGCCTCCAGTGCCAGTATACAACAGAAAGGGGGAAAATGACACACATGGATGTGGAGAATTTTGCGCAAGCACCTGCAAGCCATTGCCCATGTATGTTTAACAAGACACTGACaaataaaacatgtcctgtCATGTGTGCCaataaatgacttttttaagatgttttatgTCTGTAAGCCAGTGGATTTTTGATTCTAAAGGCCAACAT from Sander lucioperca isolate FBNREF2018 chromosome 15, SLUC_FBN_1.2, whole genome shotgun sequence includes the following:
- the fas gene encoding tumor necrosis factor receptor superfamily member 23 isoform X2 — protein: MISAESSKFPVWFIILALLSLLVSATSSSNEGQNRSQPCVDGTYEHEGRNCCLCGAGLHLKEHCTTNLQFGTCETCPKETYSIYPNNQKSCEPCTSCLQPNANLEVEEPCTPARDTRCRCKHNHYCSSDIKPCKICNPCKVCAKGIKVDCTANSDRVCNDKTEGDNKVAIIVGIIVIVVVIGLAIGLLLKRRRNRKRQHQVELTDFNAAESQFLRAPVVDLQPHLPDIAEVIGWRDLEVVAIRSSIPNTAIEACKINHPHSIEEATLELLKIWVEKNGREASRNLVQILQRSGKRDKAEKVMDILSRPNAV
- the fas gene encoding tumor necrosis factor receptor superfamily member 23 isoform X1, which produces MISAESSKFPVWFIILALLSLLVSATSSSNEGQNRSQPCVDGTYEHEGRNCCLCGAGLHLKEHCTTNLQFGTCETCPKETYSIYPNNQKSCEPCTSCLQPNANLEVEEPCTPARDTRCRCKHNHYCSSDIKPCKICNPCKVCAKGIKVDCTANSDRVCNDKTEGDNKVAIIVGIIVIVVVIGLAIGLLLKRRRNRKRQHQVELTDFNAAEQSQFLRAPVVDLQPHLPDIAEVIGWRDLEVVAIRSSIPNTAIEACKINHPHSIEEATLELLKIWVEKNGREASRNLVQILQRSGKRDKAEKVMDILSRPNAV
- the fas gene encoding tumor necrosis factor receptor superfamily member 23 isoform X3 is translated as MISAESSKFPVWFIILALLSLLVSATSSSNEGQNRSQPCVDGTYEHEGRNCCLCGAGLHLKEHCTTNLQFGTCETCPKETYSIYPNNQKSCEPCTSCLQPNANLEVEEPCTPARDTRCRCKHNHYCSSDIKPCKICNPCKVCAKGIKVDCTANSDRVCNDKTEGDNKVAIIVGIIVIVVVIGLAIGLLLKRRRNRKRQHQVELTDFNAAEQSQFLRVVDLQPHLPDIAEVIGWRDLEVVAIRSSIPNTAIEACKINHPHSIEEATLELLKIWVEKNGREASRNLVQILQRSGKRDKAEKVMDILSRPNAV
- the fas gene encoding tumor necrosis factor receptor superfamily member 23 isoform X4, whose product is MISAESSKFPVWFIILALLSLLVSATSSSNEGQNRSQPCVDGTYEHEGRNCCLCGAGLHLKEHCTTNLQFGTCETCPKETYSIYPNNQKSCEPCTSCLQPNANLEVEEPCTPARDTRCRCKHNHYCSSDIKPCKICNPCKVCAKGIKVDCTANSDRVCNDKTEGDNKVAIIVGIIVIVVVIGLAIGLLLKRRRNRKRQHQVELTDFNAAESQFLRVVDLQPHLPDIAEVIGWRDLEVVAIRSSIPNTAIEACKINHPHSIEEATLELLKIWVEKNGREASRNLVQILQRSGKRDKAEKVMDILSRPNAV